Proteins encoded within one genomic window of Rhodobacteraceae bacterium LMO-JJ12:
- a CDS encoding GFA family protein, translating to MTLPNHPLRLTCHCGKVELRVTPSVPLTQARHCDCSFCRRRAAATLTVPLDALKIIKGEDNLTLYQWGTGTARHHFCKTCGIYTHHRRRSNPNEYGVNIGALDGVNPAEYEPLAWHDGVNHPSDRN from the coding sequence ATGACCCTGCCAAACCATCCCCTGCGCCTCACCTGCCACTGCGGCAAGGTCGAACTCCGCGTCACCCCCTCGGTGCCTCTAACGCAAGCGCGCCACTGCGACTGCTCCTTCTGCCGTCGCCGCGCCGCCGCTACGCTCACCGTGCCGCTTGATGCTCTCAAGATCATCAAAGGTGAAGACAACCTCACCCTCTATCAATGGGGCACCGGCACCGCACGGCACCATTTCTGCAAGACCTGCGGCATCTACACCCATCACCGCCGCCGCTCGAATCCCAATGAATACGGCGTCAATATCGGCGCACTCGACGGCGTAAACCCGGCCGAATACGAACCACTCGCCTGGCACGACGGTGTCAATCACCCGTCAGACCGCAATTGA
- a CDS encoding TRAP transporter substrate-binding protein: protein MKISRILGGALSVAVMTLAGAATAQVKIALDSPPSMEAGSYVWSHTFSTYLNEHGMEAEEFQRGALGGDDELFDQVSQGLLEVSMSPLNIVGSLDKLVYGLRLPYFFADMEEVDRALYEGGMLEKINAATTKEGVRVLAVNTVGQATGIFNTKRPVNSVADMAGLRMRALDESQIELYKAWGAAGTIVSWAEVPNALQTGVADGYLNPSFVPLLFGHTDFLKYFTDARISPSLRSTIVSEDWYQGLSDEDRAIVDAAAAAANAANREWLKSQDEVFGKLEAAGVEIVKLSEEVRAEFRAASGPAYESGLLTPEQIAEWEAAKGN, encoded by the coding sequence ATGAAGATTTCTCGTATTCTGGGGGGCGCTCTGAGCGTTGCCGTAATGACGTTGGCTGGTGCGGCCACCGCGCAGGTCAAAATCGCGCTCGACAGCCCGCCGAGCATGGAAGCCGGCAGCTATGTCTGGTCGCATACATTTAGCACCTATCTCAACGAACATGGCATGGAAGCCGAAGAATTCCAGCGCGGCGCGCTGGGTGGGGATGACGAGTTGTTCGATCAGGTCAGCCAGGGCTTGTTGGAAGTATCGATGTCGCCGCTGAATATTGTGGGGTCTCTCGACAAGCTGGTTTATGGTCTGCGCCTGCCCTATTTCTTCGCTGATATGGAGGAGGTGGACCGCGCGCTTTACGAAGGCGGTATGCTGGAAAAGATCAACGCAGCGACAACCAAGGAAGGTGTGCGGGTTCTGGCGGTGAATACCGTCGGGCAGGCCACAGGCATTTTCAATACCAAGCGGCCGGTGAATTCGGTAGCGGATATGGCTGGCTTGCGCATGCGCGCGCTGGATGAAAGCCAGATCGAGCTTTACAAGGCTTGGGGCGCTGCGGGCACGATTGTGAGCTGGGCTGAGGTGCCGAATGCGCTGCAAACCGGGGTGGCGGATGGCTATCTCAACCCGTCGTTTGTGCCGCTGTTGTTCGGGCATACCGATTTCTTGAAGTATTTCACCGATGCGCGGATCTCGCCTTCGCTGCGCAGCACGATTGTGTCTGAGGATTGGTATCAGGGCTTGAGCGATGAAGACCGTGCCATTGTGGATGCTGCTGCGGCGGCGGCAAATGCGGCCAACCGTGAATGGCTGAAATCTCAGGATGAAGTTTTCGGGAAGCTGGAAGCGGCAGGCGTTGAGATCGTCAAGCTGAGTGAAGAAGTGCGCGCCGAGTTTCGCGCAGCCTCGGGTCCGGCCTATGAAAGCGGGCTTTTGACACCTGAGCAGATTGCGGAATGGGAAGCCGCCAAGGGCAACTGA
- a CDS encoding ornithine cyclodeaminase family protein codes for MIVLTHEDVADLLPMTQAIEVVDAVMRDVSKGTAALPLRSAVPVGGGNMMGVMPGAIGDPACFGVKMVSLFPDNPVQGLSSHRGAMVLFEAETGGAIAMMDASLLTAIRTAAASGVATRALAREDAANLAIIGYGEQAEHHLDAMMAVRSIKRLFVAGRGAGKAETFAARAAALYPQLDVRHGVDLREAVSDADIICTVTSASAPIVMGDWVKPGAHVNVVGSSIATKREVDDRMVERAAIWVDYLPSALAQAGEIVDMIAAGTLRESDLRGEVGALLLSEIGGRESAEQITVYRSLGVAAQDLAAAHHVLSRARDEGRGQYVEF; via the coding sequence GTGATCGTCTTAACACATGAGGATGTGGCGGATTTGTTGCCGATGACGCAGGCCATTGAAGTGGTCGATGCGGTGATGCGGGATGTCTCAAAAGGCACGGCGGCGTTGCCCTTACGCTCGGCCGTGCCGGTGGGGGGCGGCAACATGATGGGCGTGATGCCCGGCGCAATCGGCGATCCGGCCTGTTTCGGGGTCAAGATGGTGAGCCTTTTCCCCGACAATCCGGTGCAGGGCCTGTCATCGCATCGTGGAGCGATGGTATTGTTTGAGGCCGAAACCGGCGGCGCGATTGCGATGATGGATGCCAGCCTTCTGACCGCGATCCGCACGGCGGCGGCGAGCGGCGTGGCGACGCGCGCGCTGGCGCGCGAGGACGCGGCGAACCTGGCGATTATCGGTTATGGTGAACAGGCGGAGCATCATCTTGATGCGATGATGGCGGTGCGTTCGATCAAACGGCTGTTCGTGGCGGGGCGGGGCGCAGGCAAGGCCGAAACTTTTGCGGCGCGTGCGGCGGCACTTTACCCGCAGCTTGACGTGCGCCACGGCGTGGATCTCCGTGAGGCGGTAAGCGACGCGGATATCATTTGCACCGTTACGTCGGCATCTGCCCCTATCGTAATGGGGGATTGGGTCAAGCCGGGCGCGCACGTGAATGTGGTGGGATCGTCGATTGCGACAAAGCGCGAGGTGGACGACCGGATGGTGGAACGCGCTGCGATCTGGGTCGATTATCTGCCATCGGCGTTGGCGCAGGCGGGTGAAATCGTTGATATGATCGCTGCCGGGACGCTGCGCGAGAGTGATCTGCGCGGCGAGGTTGGCGCGTTGCTTTTGAGCGAGATTGGCGGGCGTGAGAGCGCCGAGCAGATTACCGTCTACCGCTCGCTTGGGGTGGCCGCGCAGGATCTGGCGGCTGCGCATCACGTGCTGAGTCGGGCGCGGGACGAGGGGCGCGGCCAATATGTGGAGTTTTGA
- a CDS encoding FAD-binding oxidoreductase: MSQIETADVIVIGAGIAGASVAAELAQAQAPGAERVILLERESQPGYHTTGRSAALYTTAYGPRLIRALTRASYRFYSGTGPGEPPQELIKPRGSLFVARDDQAETLAELQEELGAAVVPMNAAQLREKAPLLREGYASAGAYEALAADIDVAALHQHYLRRFKARGGETIARAEVVAIARDGVDWEVETPQGRMRAPIVVNAGGAWADELGEMAGLAPLGLRPLRRTALIVSPPLGVKPDAWPMTIDVDEQFYIKPDAGRLLISPADATHSPPCDAQPDEMDVAICVDRIETAFDLQIRRIENKWAGLRSFLPDGNPVAGYDSAGEGFFWLAGQGGYGIQSAPAMARAAAALILGRDLPEDIAAEGVRAGALSPLRLGATA, encoded by the coding sequence GATGTGATCGTTATCGGCGCGGGAATCGCCGGCGCCTCGGTGGCGGCCGAGTTGGCGCAGGCACAGGCACCGGGCGCGGAGCGTGTCATTCTTTTGGAGCGCGAGAGCCAGCCGGGCTATCATACCACCGGACGGTCGGCGGCTCTCTATACGACCGCCTATGGGCCGCGTTTGATCCGGGCGCTGACAAGGGCTTCGTATCGCTTTTACAGCGGCACGGGGCCGGGAGAGCCGCCGCAGGAATTGATAAAACCGCGCGGTTCATTGTTCGTGGCGCGCGACGATCAGGCCGAAACGCTGGCAGAATTACAAGAAGAGCTTGGGGCGGCTGTTGTGCCGATGAATGCCGCGCAACTGCGTGAGAAGGCACCGCTCTTGCGCGAGGGCTATGCCAGTGCAGGGGCTTACGAGGCGCTGGCTGCGGATATTGATGTGGCCGCGTTGCATCAACATTATCTGCGCCGCTTCAAGGCACGCGGCGGCGAGACGATCGCCCGGGCTGAAGTGGTCGCGATTGCACGCGATGGCGTCGATTGGGAAGTCGAGACACCGCAGGGAAGGATGCGCGCGCCGATTGTTGTCAACGCAGGCGGGGCTTGGGCGGATGAGTTGGGCGAGATGGCCGGGCTTGCGCCCTTGGGGTTGCGCCCGCTCAGGCGTACCGCGCTGATTGTCTCGCCGCCCCTTGGGGTTAAACCCGATGCCTGGCCGATGACAATTGATGTGGACGAGCAGTTTTATATCAAGCCGGATGCGGGTCGGCTTTTGATTTCGCCCGCCGATGCGACCCATTCGCCGCCCTGTGATGCGCAGCCCGATGAAATGGATGTCGCGATTTGTGTTGATCGGATTGAGACGGCGTTTGATCTGCAAATCCGACGGATAGAAAACAAATGGGCCGGGCTGCGCAGTTTCTTGCCCGATGGCAATCCGGTGGCGGGATATGACAGTGCCGGGGAAGGATTCTTCTGGCTGGCGGGGCAGGGCGGTTATGGCATTCAGTCGGCCCCGGCGATGGCGCGCGCTGCGGCGGCGCTGATCTTGGGGCGTGATCTGCCCGAAGATATCGCGGCAGAAGGTGTGCGTGCCGGGGCGTTGTCGCCCTTGCGGTTGGGTGCGACGGCATGA
- a CDS encoding alpha/beta hydrolase: MTNQLIAARDSFAAEYPEVRTNLNGRDWGVVDVGDGPVLLLMPGTLGRGDIFWQQMLALKDRLRIIAVTYPESGGIAEWGSDLLALMDRLGVTRATVLGSSLGGYLAQYLAETAPDRVERLVGANTLCAVQGIDQRMPYALDLDNVPVEELRAGFAGGLGQWAKAHPEQGEVVELLMGEVNGRIPEAELRARLKATKFAPDLPPVTLPAERTITIEADDDPLIPPEMRAMVRARLKPGVAYRFLAGGHFPYVARPAEYSALLEQVMGLVVSGPDWGQEKERSL, translated from the coding sequence ATGACCAACCAATTGATTGCAGCGCGCGATTCATTTGCAGCCGAATACCCCGAGGTTCGCACCAATCTCAATGGCCGAGACTGGGGCGTTGTGGATGTTGGCGACGGACCCGTTCTGCTGCTCATGCCCGGCACGCTGGGGCGGGGCGATATCTTTTGGCAACAGATGTTGGCGTTGAAAGACCGTCTCAGGATCATTGCTGTGACCTATCCCGAGAGCGGCGGGATTGCCGAATGGGGCAGCGATTTGTTGGCGCTGATGGATCGGCTTGGCGTAACCCGCGCGACGGTTCTCGGCTCGTCGTTGGGCGGGTATCTGGCGCAGTATCTGGCGGAGACGGCGCCGGATCGTGTGGAGCGGCTCGTCGGGGCGAACACACTTTGCGCGGTGCAGGGGATTGACCAGAGGATGCCCTATGCGCTCGACCTCGACAATGTGCCGGTGGAGGAGTTGCGCGCCGGGTTTGCCGGGGGTCTGGGACAATGGGCCAAGGCACATCCTGAGCAGGGCGAGGTGGTGGAATTGTTGATGGGTGAGGTCAATGGCCGTATCCCGGAGGCGGAACTGCGCGCCCGGTTGAAGGCGACGAAATTCGCCCCCGACCTGCCGCCCGTGACATTGCCAGCGGAAAGGACCATCACAATCGAGGCCGATGATGATCCGCTTATCCCGCCAGAGATGCGCGCCATGGTGCGGGCGCGGCTGAAACCCGGTGTTGCCTATCGCTTTCTTGCGGGGGGGCATTTTCCCTATGTGGCGCGGCCTGCGGAGTATTCAGCGCTGCTTGAACAGGTGATGGGGCTTGTTGTGAGCGGGCCGGATTGGGGCCAAGAGAAGGAGCGCAGCCTGTGA
- a CDS encoding TRAP transporter large permease — protein sequence MMLLVALAAAVFLFSGLAIAYVIGGAAVLAFLATDNARYLAILPQQIFSKIDVFALMAMPLFILAGELMNRGGITTALINLSMALVGRVRGGLGHVNILTSVFFAGISGSAVADAAALSNTLVPEMTRRGYSLNYASAVTAASSIIGPIVPPSIILIFYGALMGTSVTALFLAGIIPGLLLAGALLLVNAGFAMTQDHPRVEKEDMPPFLPTLVHSLPAMSLPIIILGGIVLGWMTPTEAAAVAVFAALLAGWFYRALTVEGVIEGLKRTAILSGSIFIIICAVSALGHLGALERLPEAISDAVTRWGLGPVEYMLALNLIFLLAGMVLDIPVALALLVPLLAPVAIAQGADPVHLGIVICFNLCIGLVSPPLGGCLLVVSTVTGVKYWALARTVIPFVLVQILVLGVLIKFPILSLALPRAFGLAGG from the coding sequence ATGATGCTGCTTGTCGCTCTTGCCGCTGCTGTCTTTCTGTTTTCCGGGCTGGCGATTGCCTATGTAATTGGCGGCGCGGCGGTTCTGGCGTTTCTGGCGACGGACAATGCGCGTTATCTGGCGATCCTGCCGCAGCAGATTTTCTCGAAGATTGATGTCTTCGCCCTGATGGCGATGCCGCTTTTCATTCTCGCGGGCGAGTTGATGAACCGGGGCGGGATCACCACCGCTCTGATCAACCTGTCGATGGCTTTGGTGGGGCGGGTGCGCGGCGGGTTGGGGCATGTGAATATCCTGACGTCGGTGTTTTTTGCCGGGATCAGCGGCTCGGCTGTGGCGGATGCGGCGGCGCTGTCGAACACGCTGGTGCCCGAGATGACGCGGCGGGGGTATTCGCTGAATTATGCCAGCGCGGTGACGGCGGCGTCGTCGATCATTGGGCCGATCGTGCCGCCATCGATCATTCTGATCTTTTACGGCGCTTTGATGGGGACATCTGTGACGGCTCTGTTTCTGGCCGGGATCATTCCGGGGCTGTTGCTGGCGGGGGCCTTGTTGTTGGTAAATGCGGGATTTGCGATGACGCAGGACCACCCGCGGGTCGAAAAAGAGGACATGCCGCCGTTTCTGCCAACCTTAGTGCATTCACTTCCCGCGATGAGCCTGCCGATCATTATTCTGGGCGGTATCGTTCTGGGCTGGATGACGCCGACCGAGGCCGCTGCGGTGGCTGTTTTCGCCGCTTTGCTGGCGGGTTGGTTTTACCGGGCGCTGACCGTTGAAGGGGTGATCGAAGGGTTGAAGCGCACGGCGATCTTGTCGGGGTCGATCTTTATCATCATCTGTGCCGTTTCCGCGCTGGGCCATCTTGGCGCGCTGGAGCGCTTGCCCGAGGCGATTTCAGACGCGGTGACGCGTTGGGGGTTGGGCCCGGTGGAATATATGCTGGCGTTGAACCTGATCTTTCTGTTGGCGGGGATGGTTCTGGATATTCCCGTGGCGCTGGCGCTCTTGGTGCCGCTCTTGGCGCCGGTGGCCATCGCGCAGGGGGCTGACCCTGTGCATCTTGGAATCGTGATATGCTTTAACCTCTGCATTGGCTTGGTCTCGCCGCCGCTGGGAGGGTGCCTTCTGGTGGTTTCGACAGTCACGGGGGTGAAGTATTGGGCGCTGGCGCGCACGGTCATTCCTTTTGTGCTGGTTCAGATCCTGGTGCTGGGGGTGCTGATCAAGTTTCCGATACTCAGTCTGGCGTTGCCGCGGGCCTTTGGGCTGGCCGGGGGATAG
- a CDS encoding rhomboid family intramembrane serine protease, with protein MFPIRDHNPSGCTPYVTYALIALNTVVFLSYVSLFGDPRALNLLFYDWAILPARIAQGDGYTTLLTSMFLHGGFMHLAGNMLFLWIFGDNLEDEMGHIGFLVFYLICGLGAGYVHVLSGPNSMVPTVGASGAIAGVMGGYLLLFPKAKIDILLIIVIFFRIFTIPAWIVLVVWFLLQFSGAMTANANVGGVAYWAHAGGFAIGLLATLPVFLRRGGKRFWERNEGQPPHPEAHYDPSRVPRIGRRR; from the coding sequence ATGTTTCCAATCCGCGATCACAATCCTTCCGGCTGCACGCCCTATGTCACCTACGCGCTTATTGCGCTCAACACGGTGGTCTTTCTCAGCTATGTCAGCCTGTTTGGCGACCCGCGCGCGCTCAACCTGCTGTTTTATGACTGGGCCATCCTGCCCGCCCGAATAGCCCAAGGTGATGGCTACACCACCCTGCTTACTTCAATGTTCCTGCATGGCGGCTTCATGCACCTCGCGGGCAACATGCTTTTCCTGTGGATTTTCGGCGACAACCTCGAAGATGAAATGGGCCATATCGGCTTTCTTGTCTTCTATCTCATTTGCGGGCTCGGGGCGGGCTATGTCCATGTGTTATCCGGCCCCAATTCGATGGTGCCGACCGTCGGTGCCTCGGGCGCGATTGCCGGAGTGATGGGGGGCTATCTCCTGCTCTTCCCCAAGGCCAAGATCGACATTCTGCTCATCATCGTCATCTTCTTTCGCATCTTTACGATCCCGGCCTGGATCGTGCTTGTTGTCTGGTTCCTCCTGCAATTCTCCGGCGCAATGACTGCAAACGCCAATGTCGGCGGCGTCGCCTATTGGGCTCACGCGGGCGGCTTCGCAATCGGTCTTCTGGCGACCCTGCCGGTTTTTCTGCGCCGCGGTGGAAAACGCTTCTGGGAGCGTAACGAAGGTCAGCCACCCCACCCCGAGGCCCATTACGACCCGTCGCGCGTCCCCCGGATCGGACGCCGTCGATGA
- a CDS encoding M81 family metallopeptidase: MRIFIAGLTTETNSFSPMPTGRASFEEGGIFHGDATRHKVEYWTAPLHIWREMAEAQGWEVVESLCAAAQPSGPTVKAVFEEFRDEILGDLRAAGPVDVVLFSLHGAMIADGYDDCEGELIAGARKILPEAVIGGLLDPHCQLTDVMMREATLLVAYKEYPHVDVPERAKDLFRLAVSAAQGETRPVMRDWDCRMILGMATPQQPMRGFVDAMSAREVQDGVLSLSIAHSFPWGDHPRVGARALAICDGDAALAEAEAERLGRALYDLRHELHREVANIQTALDRAEAATKWPVVLADMSDNAGGGAPSDATFLLRAILERGMRDVATGIFWDPIALRICKEAGEGATLDLRLGGKCGPMSGDPLDLRVTVRKIADGLTQRFGELPAPLGEMVWVTCEGVDIVINDKRSQTFHPEAFEKLGIELAKRRTVCVKSSNHYQAGFTPIAAEVIPVATPGAITPDWANIPYKNRARTYWPAVEDPFK; the protein is encoded by the coding sequence ATGCGTATTTTCATTGCCGGTTTGACGACCGAAACCAACAGTTTTTCGCCGATGCCAACCGGGCGTGCCAGTTTTGAGGAAGGCGGAATTTTCCACGGTGATGCCACCAGGCATAAGGTGGAATATTGGACTGCGCCCCTGCATATCTGGCGCGAGATGGCCGAAGCGCAGGGTTGGGAAGTGGTCGAATCCCTGTGTGCGGCGGCGCAGCCTTCGGGGCCGACAGTGAAGGCGGTTTTTGAGGAGTTTCGCGACGAAATCCTGGGGGATTTGCGCGCGGCAGGGCCGGTCGATGTGGTGCTGTTCAGCCTGCACGGCGCGATGATTGCTGATGGATATGATGATTGTGAAGGCGAGCTTATCGCAGGGGCGCGTAAAATCCTGCCCGAGGCGGTGATCGGCGGCTTGCTTGATCCGCATTGTCAGTTGACGGATGTGATGATGCGGGAGGCAACCTTGCTGGTGGCTTATAAGGAATATCCGCATGTTGATGTGCCGGAGCGTGCGAAAGATCTGTTTCGGCTGGCTGTGAGCGCAGCGCAGGGTGAGACCCGGCCAGTGATGCGCGATTGGGATTGCCGGATGATCCTTGGGATGGCGACGCCGCAACAGCCGATGCGCGGGTTTGTCGATGCGATGAGTGCGCGCGAAGTACAGGACGGTGTGCTTTCGCTCTCCATTGCACATAGCTTTCCCTGGGGTGATCACCCGCGGGTGGGCGCGCGGGCGCTGGCAATTTGCGATGGCGATGCGGCATTGGCCGAGGCGGAGGCCGAACGGTTGGGGCGCGCGCTCTATGATTTGCGCCATGAGTTGCACCGCGAAGTTGCCAATATCCAAACCGCGCTGGATCGGGCCGAGGCGGCGACAAAATGGCCGGTGGTTCTGGCTGATATGTCGGACAACGCGGGGGGCGGCGCGCCGAGTGATGCGACGTTTCTCTTGCGTGCCATTCTGGAGCGGGGGATGCGCGATGTTGCGACCGGGATTTTCTGGGATCCGATTGCTCTGCGCATTTGCAAAGAGGCGGGCGAGGGCGCGACGCTTGATTTGCGACTGGGTGGCAAATGCGGGCCGATGTCGGGTGATCCGCTGGATCTGCGGGTCACCGTGCGCAAGATCGCCGACGGGCTGACGCAGCGGTTTGGCGAGCTTCCGGCCCCTCTGGGCGAAATGGTTTGGGTGACCTGCGAGGGGGTCGATATCGTGATCAACGATAAGCGCAGCCAGACGTTTCATCCCGAAGCGTTTGAGAAGTTGGGTATCGAGTTGGCCAAACGCCGCACTGTTTGCGTCAAGTCCTCGAACCATTATCAGGCCGGGTTTACCCCGATTGCGGCTGAAGTGATCCCGGTTGCGACACCCGGCGCTATCACGCCCGATTGGGCCAATATTCCCTACAAGAACAGGGCCCGCACCTATTGGCCCGCCGTGGAGGATCCTTTCAAATGA
- a CDS encoding TRAP transporter small permease subunit, which yields MRALARTLDRFSAGLNSIALLGAVLAVLVMVFAASWQVVARYALDAPPVWTEELARRAMVWAGMLGASCAFRARKDPTLFPAMHDWRGGPGMVLALIRAIGVLCFAVPVIWYSLVNGRMDMARGFLGRSLGRSAEMLDVSMIWFTAAVPLAFVLILVHLLAGLMIRATGQSLEPATPDL from the coding sequence ATGCGTGCTCTGGCCAGAACGCTCGACCGCTTCTCAGCCGGTCTCAACAGTATCGCCCTTTTGGGGGCGGTGCTGGCGGTGTTGGTGATGGTGTTTGCGGCGAGTTGGCAGGTGGTAGCGCGTTATGCTTTGGACGCGCCGCCGGTCTGGACCGAAGAACTGGCCCGGCGCGCGATGGTTTGGGCCGGGATGCTGGGCGCGTCCTGTGCGTTTCGTGCGCGGAAGGATCCGACGTTGTTTCCGGCAATGCATGATTGGCGGGGCGGGCCGGGCATGGTGCTGGCATTGATCCGGGCGATTGGTGTGCTGTGCTTTGCGGTCCCGGTGATTTGGTATTCGCTGGTTAATGGGCGGATGGACATGGCGCGGGGATTTCTGGGGCGCTCTCTTGGGCGGTCGGCAGAAATGCTGGACGTGTCGATGATCTGGTTCACTGCTGCGGTGCCTTTGGCCTTTGTTTTGATCCTCGTTCACTTGCTGGCGGGTCTGATGATCCGCGCCACCGGGCAATCGCTTGAACCTGCCACTCCTGATCTCTGA
- a CDS encoding ectoine synthase: protein MIVKHLSDIEDTEAHVRGAGFESRRLLLAGDGLGYSLHDTVVEENTEQRLHYKNHIETNYCIAGEGEVENLETGEVFSLKAGSLYTLDRNEAHVIRAGKGGLRFVCIFTPALTGRELHDADGSYGLPQG, encoded by the coding sequence ATGATTGTCAAACATCTGAGTGATATCGAGGATACCGAGGCGCATGTGCGCGGCGCAGGGTTTGAGAGCCGCCGGTTGCTGTTGGCCGGGGATGGGTTGGGCTATTCGCTGCATGACACCGTGGTGGAAGAGAATACCGAGCAGCGGCTGCATTACAAGAACCATATCGAGACCAATTATTGCATTGCCGGTGAGGGCGAAGTGGAGAATCTGGAAACCGGAGAGGTTTTCAGTCTCAAAGCCGGTTCGCTCTACACGCTGGATCGCAACGAGGCGCATGTCATTCGTGCGGGCAAGGGGGGCTTGCGGTTCGTCTGTATTTTCACGCCGGCCCTGACCGGGCGGGAGTTGCATGATGCCGATGGCAGCTATGGCTTGCCGCAAGGGTGA